In the Apodemus sylvaticus chromosome 3, mApoSyl1.1, whole genome shotgun sequence genome, AGTTACACCAGGATGACTCCCCTGGTACAGTACATGATCCTGGATTCCTTGGTTCTTGACCTTTGATGGGGGATGGGCATAGGATGGTATGATATTATTACTGTTTAGATTTTAGATCCCACTTTTGAAATCTTTGTCTTCTAAgacataaaatttgtatcttaATTCTTTATGATCTGAGGACTTCAGCTGATTGTTAATGCAGGAAGGACAGATTCTAGCCTTTAGCTGACGTGTAGAATAGGAAGAGAGTTTTATGGTCTCTTTTAATAAGAGACTGCATCACTCAATAGCATGTAAATAGTTAATGGAATATGAGTTAACATCTTCCCACACCCCTCACAAGGAACCACCATCACACGCATACTTCTTGTCAATTTGGTACTCAAAAGAATACATCTCCTTACACCATAACAGTGCATTTCTGACACCCAAAAGGCTCATGTCCATCACATGATGCAAAATGCTGCCAAGCATCCTCATGGTCTAAACACTTGTAGCAAGTTCAATACCCTCTGAGATTCAAGGCAAACTCTTATCTGTGGATCCTcgtaaaaatcaaaaatcaaaaaaaaaaaacaaaaacaaaaacaaaaaaaccccaacccccccaaaaaaaacaaaaaacctttaccGCAAAGACAAAGTAGCTAAGGGTAAACACTCAACATTCTTATTGCAGAAGGAAAGCATGGGATACATAAGCGATGGAGGAAATCAATCAAGCCCCAAGCCCAACAAATAAAATACTCAACCCTGCATCTTCAAGTCTAGGAAGATTGTAGTATGATATGAGCATTGAGGGACTTGGTAAGTCTCTCTTATGGCCTTGACAGCAGCAAGCCACATGGCCTCTGGGGATGGTACCACAAACTGTCCATGCCTATTTTTGGCATACATTCTACATTCCTAGCATCTCCAATATACTGGAGTTTCTGTTACATCTTCAATTTTACTTACAACTTTACACATCATCATCCCAGAAATTCCCTACTTGGGGTCCAGCTCTGTCATACATTTCCCAGACTCCCTGGGTTTCCTTTGAAATCTGAGTGGAAGCCTTCATGACCCATTATTATTTGCAATCTATGTACTTGGAAAGCTCACATGCAGTGAGTGACAGTGTGGTTAGTTGCTGGAGGATGATCCAGAGGAGCTGACATGGTTTACatccctatgggaagaacaatgattatggccacccagatgccccaagactcccagggactgaaccatcaaccaaggggcaaacattgttccagccaaaaatgtggcagaggaaggccttgttgggcatcagtgggaggaatggtccttggtcaggtacaGGCTCAagagaggccccaacaaagagaaattgaGGGGGGAgatgtgggagtgtgttgggtagagggccatatacatggaggcagggggaaggaggagggggaggggttggtggtcttaggggagggggatatggggaaaggctttaccattggcaatgttaatgaagatgatattcaattaaataaataaataaataaataaataaaaataaaattaaaaaataaatgaaaaaaaaaacattcaatcAAACATCGAGGATCCCTGCACACCACAGGTCTTCCCTGAGCTCTTGGAGTTTCTATTCTTAATGAGGACAGGCATAGAacaaacaggaaaacacagaatAGATCCATAAAACTTGATGATAAATGCCTCCAAGATATATAACAAGGAAAAGTTCAAGTATGGAGACAGAAATCCCAGATCTGACATCAGATTGACAAGGAGAGTCTTTCGTAAGATGTTGGGAAAGTCTTTAGTAAGATGGCTCTCAGTAAGAGTCATGAGAGACAAAAGTGGAACAAGAGGACAGTCAATTCAAGACATAGGCAAGACATCTTTTGAGATCAAGAAACCAACCATAAAACTGAGGGCAGAGATCAGAGAAAGGAACAGATTCAGGGGCTTCAGTCAAGCAAGCCCAAGAGGAGACATGGGTCACTTGGTTCATGAGATCATGGGAAAGCATAAAAGAGGGACAGGAATGGAAagttgtaatttttaattttttttatttctcccccccctctctgctGTATAGATTTGTGGTCTTTCTCCTGAATCTCCTGAGTGCCAAGGATATGAATATAAGCTATCACATTCAACCTATAATTCTTAATTTTCAatactccttttcctcttcccattttttaataaaactcaTAGCTTCAGTcagttctgctttctttctcttgtcaCATATTTAACACATAGGCTTGTCCTTTTCTGCACTTGTTTGTTGCTTGGTCACTTTAGTTTATTGGTTatttgatatacatacatatatatatatatatatatatatatatatatatatatatatatatgggtaagGCCTTGTGGCAAAGAAGCATCTTCTCAGAGATGGactggggaggaagaatgggatgcagaactgtagaatatatatatatatatatatatatatatatatatatatatatatatatatatattctaatacaACTTGCTGCTATTTCTCATCTTGTTATCTTTTAAGTAGTGCACTTATTAACTCATATTTTAGTTCAGACAGTGTTATCTCTAAGTTATGATGTTAAGAGTTAAGAGTTGTGGTGATTTTTAATGTGAGTTTTGCTATATTTTAACACTGGCTTATTCAAGAGTTATGGTTTCCTTTGAAATTAGTCATTATCTATCTGAGTCTTGAAGGACTCAGTGCCTTACATATGCTGGGTGAGAGTTTATCAAGTAAACAGTACTTCATGTGAAGTGGTAAGAAACTGTAGATCAAAACTGTCACAACCTAGTCCACATTTGCATTCTGAAATGTGATTAAAGTCaaagccaaaatgcccaacagtagagaGCTGAAGAGATGATCTCCTGTAGTCAGACAGCACCCCTAGTGAAGGGATGGAGACACCAACCCACTTATAAAACTTTTGTCCAAGAATTAGTCTTGTCTAATTGGTCTAGAAATGCAGGGTTGCTGGCccatagtcaaaatttctgacccagaattgttcctgtctaaaagaacttcggggacaaaaatgaagaagagactgaaggaaaggttgtACGGTGATCTGCCTAACTTGGAATCTATCTCGTGGggaggcaccaaggcctgacactattattttATAGAGCATTGATGCTATAGtgtacagacaggagcctaaaaTGGCTGTCCTCTGGTCTTCAGCAGGGGACTGAGACAGATCCAGATTCTTaaacccaaccattggactgaagatggggcccctatggttgaattataAGAAGACTGGAATAAGCTGAAggtgactccataggaagaccagcagtgtcaacCTGAATCCCTGGAAGCTCCCAGACTCATAaccaccaacaaggcagcatacaTGAGTTGGTCTGAGCCCCATCCCCACgttgacacatatatagcagaggattgcctagctggcctcagtgggagaggagagaagcaCCAGGAATGGGTAAGACCTtgtggcagagaagcatcttctcagaggaggaatgggatgcaGAACTGTAGGATAGGGGACTAAGACAGGGACAATGGCTggatcataaataaataaaataataaaaaaataaaaactggaaagacTGGGagcatattaatataataaataatgatacattttaaaaaagaatcattcTCTCTATCAAGCAGCTATCAAATTTCCAATAGCTCCTCATAAGGGGTGGGTATGAAAATAATTCACCACATCTATATTGGGGTTTTTGTATGGCATGAAATTTTGTAGGTTTTATGTGCATAACAGAACTAGCATGAGTACATGGATATAATCATTGTGTAGCATCCGGAAGACTGCATTTTACACCACCCTCCTCCATCTTTGAGctctttattattttcattattaattaattaattaattaattttgtatcctgaacagagcttcccctccctcctctcctcaaagccccaccctccccctcctcttcccccatgGCCTTTCCAtttatcatcagagaagcttccagtTGCTGTAAATTCCACTGTGCCTTCCCCACCTCATGTAATGAAATCGTTCCAAAGCCATGAAGCCAAATAAATGGTTCCTTCCTGAGTTGTTTGGAATGTATTTAGTCATAGCAAtacaaaagtaacaaaaatagCAAGGAGTTATACTTCATTATTTCAATCCATCCCCCCATCCCAAGCATTTCATCATTTTGAGTCACCCAACCCTGATGCTTCAAGGTGGTACTGTGGTCATGCTTATTTTATAGATGTGGAAGGGGATACCCAAAAATATCAGGCACACATAAACAATTAGTGTGAACACAGAATGTGAGGTCAACTGTCTGCATCCAATGTCCTCCAGTTGAATCCCATGTCCAGATGACACACATCTTATGACATCTTGGACACAATTGGATTGGAGATAATTAATTTTACCACTGAAATGGTCTACACTTCTGTCCTCAGCTTTTCCCCCTATGGCCACTGTTGCTGTTCTAGTCCTCTAAACCATGTTCAGCTAAGTTATGTTTCACAAGTTTgtggattttggtttgtttggtttttggtttgtttgtttttggtttggtttgtttgcttttgttcttgcttTCAAGAGAAGAGGAAACAGGAGCACATTGTTGAAATTTAACTGACCATCATCAGTTCTTTGCAGTATGTTTTTGCACCttctaaaatgtatttctttaaataaaaatgtaatccaTTAGTAACAGGGGTTAAAGAGATGCTACTATTAGAATGGACTGGGAAGAAGAAGCTCAGTGAAGATGCAAATTGAGGTGATGTTAGTGGTAATGGTAGTGAAAGCTCATGGATAAGAGAAGATGACTCCTGACACCACACCTCTCAACATCTCTAAAAAAAAGGGAGTTATGAATGGGACCTTACTATTTATAAGGTTTTGGTGGGCAATCAAGACTAATAGCAAAAGCTTGtattgtttgggggaggggtctctGGGACATTCCTGACAAACAATCAACGGATGCATCCCATTGTCTGAAATTCACTAAGAATTAATGAAAAGACTAATTCTTTTAAAAGGGTGAGTATAGATCTATGCTATTATATGAGCAGACAAGCTAGCTAGGCTGTTTTTCCCATCCCTTTCTTAAGTAACTTTCTGCATAGTTTTGTCATAAGGTACCCCTGTGCTCTCCACTTCTGCTGCTCACATCCTTGTGTGATTCCCTTGTAAGGGTAGGACCTGTGGCTTACTTGTGCATGAGGGTGGGAATATGACAGCATCCAGATCTTCACAGAGTGACCATCCTTTCACATACATTTATACTGCCAGTTCTGTCTCTGTGTTGCTAGATTTAAGGAAGAACATAACCATTTAGGTAATGTCACAGAGAAGACACTATAagtcagtataaaaggtgagagtTCTGaccaacagcaaacaaacaattGATGTAGTCAATCTAAAACCTAAGGGGACTAAAATCTGCCTTATAACCAGACTATACACAGATAGAGATCCATCTCATTAAAGGCTCACAAGAGAAAAGATGTCATCCCACTCACTGCTATGTCATCTGTCCTGAGGATGTCATAATTCAAAAAATTCAGCCAGCCCACGTCCAAACTTCTGACCTATGAAACTCATGATACAATTAATATGTATTATTAAGCTACACATTTATGTTagcattattataaaaataaatatggcaCACCTTCCAACAGAGCTAGAGACATATAACCCATGGAATAAAGTATAAGCTGTGCTCCCAGGATCTCAGTTCCATCCTCTGTTCTGATACTTTCCCTAGTTACAAAGATTCAGGATGCAGACAAGATCTCATTCCTCCACTGTTCACACCTTAGGGTACTACACCAAGACAAGGCAGGTTGGCATAGAAGACAGAGCCTTATTAACCTTAAAATCCAGTATTTTGAAAGTTGGGTTTGGATTAATTGCCACTTGGTTAATTTAAAATACATGGTTCcattaaataacaacaacaatctaTCAACTGAGAAGAGAGATGGGTTGGGAGAATTCCTTCCAAGTCCATATCAACTGAAAGAGAATGGTGTGGGTTAAGCAAGGGAAGAGACCCTTGTGTAAGTTGGAATGACATGCTAATTTAGCACCTTCCTCACCTAGTGACATACCTTCCATCACTTACATCATAGCTCTGACTCTGAGAACACATCTCATGGTAGACTAGCGTCTGATTTAGAAATTCCACTGTCAAGTGTGATCCCAGGGAACAAAACATGGCATCCCAAAGCTCACACATCCTCTTTCATCCTCTCTCATTGACTttccctctgtttctgtttcttaaatTCCCACACTGATGTCAACTCATAATTCAGTAGAAGAGTCATTGTATTAGAAGGGGGTTTGTGAAATGCCATCAGGGTAGATTGAGAAAATTGTTACAAATTGAGTTCAAGTGACTGGCCTCAGGGAAAAAACAGTAACAAGAAAGATCCTTTCCCCTTGTCATCGTGGGTGCCGGTTAACCAGTAATGGTGTGACTAGATGATGGTATTTATTCTACACAACCTCTTAGAGAAGTCTTTCAGAAATTTTGAGAGACTTTTTTCCACTTTGACATTTATTTTGAGTGAATGAAACAGTAGAAAGTGTTGCTACACAGGATGTTGTTGGCTCTAGAAAGAAACACACAGTCTAGTCTTTCTTGAATAAAAAGCTAACAATTCTTGTTTCCACCTAGTCTTTCTTGGATCTTGCATTATTTCAGCATCTTCGTACCCAATAAAATCAAATTAGGGAAAAAAACCAGAAGAACTAGTTATTATTATCTTGTTCCACACTCAAAGCCAAAGGTGACTGTCATATGCCCTTTATGTAACTGGCAACAGCATTTGCAATTTTCATCGAGCAGGAAAAAGAGAATAGCTGCTTATCAAACAAAGTGATGCATCCATGAAAACCATCTTCCACATGGTACCAGGTTACAGGGACTCCTTGGTCTTCCAAGCGCTTCTTGTAGAGCAATGCATCATCACGCAGGGGGTCATACTCACAGGTCACCAGGAATGCTTCCGGAAGCTGAGCAATAATCTTGTCATTTACTAGGAGAGGTGAAATCTCTGCATCTGAAATATGTTTGATTTCCAGATAGGCAGCCTCATTGAAAGGCCCTGAAAACTCAGGCAGGAGGCTTTTGCTCTTAAATCTTCTAGGGATGTTATCAGAGCTGAGCCATTTCCTGTACTTCTTCCAAGTATCTGGAGGCATATAAGTCCCATTAAATAGTGCATCTTTCCAAGATAAGTCAATGTCCAGGTATTTACACACAACTGTCATGAGTATGTCTTTGGTGAGGAACGGGacattttggttttgctgatgtGATGGTAGGCGGAAATTGATCACCTGCATAACTGGGGTAATAAGCACCTGAGCACAGATGTGGGGGAGACTTGGGAAGTTGAGCAATGCCTGAGTGACAAGGGCCACAGCCCCACCTCCAATACTTTCTCCACAAGCTACCACCCGGGAGGGGTCTACCCCATAGGTCATTAGATTCTTCATGAAGTGAATGGAGGCATTTAAGCAATCCTTAGAAATACAAGGGTGATGGTGGTCAGGAAGCTTGCGGTACctaagaggaaacaaacaaactcaagacAGCAATATGCACATGGGTCACTGAAGGCCATTTGAACAGCATCCTCTACTCTCATTAGAAGAAGAAACTGATTAAATCCTCAAAATGACCCTAGCAAGTAAATAGCTATCCTCATTTTCCTGTGTGGACATGAGGAACCTGTCAGAGTCAGGGAGGATGGGTTTTCCATTCCAACCCACATTATTATTCCCATAGATGAGAAAATCTGGCAAAGCTCAGAGCCCTTGCCTTAGGAAACAGAATGCCAGTAAAGATCCAGGAATGGCAACTGGAGCTCTGCTGGTTCCCCTGGGATGTGTCAAGAGTTTTGGCTCTCCCTGTTGTATCAAGCATTCAGTGAGCATTGCCAAAACCActgttatttaaattttacatcAATTTTATATTAATAGCACTTGTTATACTAATAACTAATAGCATGGAGTCTTAATATGAGTGAACCTTCTAATGTTTATTTTCCTGGAAATGAGTGTCATTGTTAGGGAATGAGAGAATTAGACTCCCTAATTGAAAGCTCTTAGACTCTTCTCCAGTGCCCTGGCAGATTTTAAAGAATAACTATTACTCACACACTCATATGGGCTATCCTTATGCTAGCACTGGTCACTTTGAAGAACCTACATACCTTGAGGAAGCAACAAGCTATGCAACAACTGCAGCCACTAGATGCTAAGACACTCTAGCTCTTGCAGTTGCTTGTAACCCACCCACTATTTCAAACAGCTTTCACCAGATTTTCCCTATCACCTTCCCATCAAGACTCTGGTAGCCTAGAAGATGTATTGTTGAAACTGCCTCAGAGGGACAATGATACTATTCTCATGAATGCAATGAGATAGTTACAGGAAGAAAGATTTGATGGCAGTTCTGACCACAGAACCAGAAGAATTGGAGCACCACATAGTGCAATGGTGGCAGAGGCACAAAGACCAGTGGGCACCTTGGCAGTGGGAATTGGTAGCTCTTGGAAAAAGCTAGAAACCTTAATGACACAGAAACTGCAAAGTAGTCTCCAAGCATCAAAAGTGAAGCTTTAAGAATGGCAACAGATAACAGAAGAAAAGACACATTGGCAACAGTAGTAGCTCTTGTAGATAACAATAAAGGAAGAAGATAGACAGCAGTGGCCCCAATGCAGGTAATTAGAACAACAGAAGCAGGAACCACTGCTGTAAGGGCCAAGGGTTGTAGACATCCTAGGCTAGGAACTAGAACATGGGTATTATAAAGGCTTGGGTCAAAGGTgacttcacacatatacacaggagTTGTATCACTAAGCACCATTGTAT is a window encoding:
- the LOC127680179 gene encoding arylacetamide deacetylase-like 4, yielding MAVLWLVLLVSLSAFYLGVFIWAVIQHFLIVEIPSALEHPVKFRFLHCVMLYIIALGNILEKMRICSMLRFIQFFYDLMVIKKNHNLVVTNMRFGTIPVRLFQPKAVSLELRRGIIFYHGGGAICGSLDSYHNLCSFLAKQTDSVVLSVGYRKLPDHHHPCISKDCLNASIHFMKNLMTYGVDPSRVVACGESIGGGAVALVTQALLNFPSLPHICAQVLITPVMQVINFRLPSHQQNQNVPFLTKDILMTVVCKYLDIDLSWKDALFNGTYMPPDTWKKYRKWLSSDNIPRRFKSKSLLPEFSGPFNEAAYLEIKHISDAEISPLLVNDKIIAQLPEAFLVTCEYDPLRDDALLYKKRLEDQGVPVTWYHVEDGFHGCITLFDKQLFSFSCSMKIANAVASYIKGI